The sequence ACGCATCAGAATCTCACTGTACCACTCGCTGAAGTTATGCTCCTTGGGTATAATCGTCTGAGCGTCCTCTTTTTGTGGCATCGTTGCATGATGAGAGCCGCTGGAGGGCTTTCACAGAAAACTTTAAATCCCCCCTCTATTTAAATGTTAGGTCGTGGGCGATATACATGGGCATCAGCGGCGATTGGAGTTGGCCTTCCATCGGCTTGAGAGGGCATTAATTACAGAAGAAGACCGCGCGCTGATAAAGGATTTTGTACACTACAAGACAGCGGCTCAAAGTATCGGGTTGTTACGGCAGGATAAGTATTTGCGGAGCCTGATGCTTATCGCCGAACGATACCTGGACGGGCGAACTTATGCTTCGCTTACCCGCGAGGACGTAATGGAGATAGTATCGAACATTGAACGTAGCGGGATGAGCGGCTGGACGAAACACGATTATCGGGTGATCTTGAAGGCCTTCATGATCTGGTTGGGCAAGGAGAAGGAGGTTGTATGGATCAAAACATCGAAGCCGCGTAAGCTCCCGGATGAGATCCTTAATGAAGGGGAGATATCGCGGTTGATCGACAGTGCGCGGAGTTTACGCGACAAGGCGTTCGTTGCATGCCTGTACGAGGGTGGGTTCCGGATAAGCGAGATCGGCGGGCTGCGCATGAAGGATGTGGATTTCGATCGTTATGGTGCGATTGCGATGGTAGAGGGCAAAACCGGCATGCGGCGCGTTCGGCTCATCTGGTCGACGCCGTATCTATCGCAATGGCTGGAGGCGCATCCGCAGCGCGAGGATCGACTGGCACCGGTCTGGATAAAGAAGGATGGTAAGGCACTGGGATATCCGGCGCTGCGCGAGCAACTGCGAGAGATTGCGAAGCGAGCGGGGATCAAGAAGAAGGTGAACCCGCACAACTTCAGGCATTCGCGATCAACGCATCTCGCCTCGCGGTTGACGGAATCGCAGATGGAGGAATATTTAGGCTGGGTGCAGGGTTCGAGGATGCCGTCGATCTACGTGCACATGTCGGGCCGTGACCTCGATGGAGACTTGCTCAAGATGTACGGGTTGGAGGATAAGCGTGACGACGAGCCGATCAAGCTGAAGATGCAGGAGTGTCCGCATTGCCGCACCGTGAACACCGCGGGTGCACGCATCTGCATAAACTGCCGTAAACCGCTCGCGGTGGATGAAGTGCTTGACCTTGAGGCACGTAGCAAAGAGTTCTTACTCGATATGATGGATTCGCTTGCGAAGAATCCAGAGAAGGTGGCACAGTTTAAGGCGTTCTTTAAGACTGAATAATCATCAGTGCTTACTCAACTACCACTGCGGAAGTGTAAGAGCAAAAGTACAACTCTCCTACTTTTTTTGCGCCAAACTTTCATCTATCTCCTGCAGCAGCCGCCGGAACTTCGGCTTTTTTAGCATCACCAAAAAGGAGTGTAGCATAGCGATTCCTTCCTCATCAGTTCTCCTTATCTCATCGAGCAACAAAAGCTGCCGATTCGCATACTCGCGCGCGTAGTCCTCTGACTGGACTCCGCGATGGATATAATAGCTGATCGCCTGCGAGCGACTATCCCAGAGTCCCTCATCCACCTCTTTATCGAGCCGTTCCTTCATCCGTGAAGCCAGGGAAATTGAAAACGTGTCCTTAACCTCCCCCGTTCTTCTTCTTTTAGGTTCGGCGCTTTCGCCCCTGTCTTCTGCCCCATCTTTCATCCTTCCACCTCCTGTATACTCTGGTTTACCAGTTAGTTTTATCTGTTTATAAATGTTGCGGTTCAACAGCAAAACACTATTTCATTCACATACCATAATTCCATTTGGTGTTGGTTTTATATACTCGCCCCGCACTAGGTAGTTCCTGTTGAAGTTCAGCAAACTTCAACGGTAAGGAGGGCATTGTTGCCATGGAATGCAAACCGAAAGAAACGGAAGCAATGAGACACCCGGGCATTGTAGGAACTGAGCTAGATGAGGGGCACATATCTCGTTCTACTCCAGAACACACCCAGTCCCCGTCTAAGAAACCTCTAAGTCCGGAATCGCGGCAGGAATTGAAACAATTTGTTGAGAAATGGCGAGTGTTCATCGACGATCCTTCGCTTTTGGACCAGCCGATGCGCACGGTTGCGGAGTTCTTCAGAGAAGCTGCGATAGAGGAGGGGCTGATCGGTGAATGAGAGACATCGTTGCACGAGCACCGCTGCGGTGCTCGCCGATCCGGGACACTGTGACGACAAAAGACGGCGAGGTGACAGAGGAACGCACCGTAAGGTTAGAAAACGACGTGTTCATCATCACGGTGAAAGGGCAACCCGACAAACTGCCCTTCATCGAAGGCGAAGAGTACAGCGTCGAATTCCGCACACCGCAGATGCAGCTGCCCTTCGTGGACGAGACCACCGAGAGCCAGCCCCGGGAAGCGAACGAGATGGGTGGTGATGCAGAAGGCGGTGAGTGACAAGAATCCTGCAGCGGGGTGCGGGCTTACTCCAAAGCGGACATGCCAAAGCGGACCGTTTGTTTCACCTCCCATTTTGAGCATCGCTTTGTTTCGCCTGCTGAGTTATCGCCCCATAACTCTTGGGCTGTCCGCGGAGCAATAGGTCCGGCCCCACGTTCCCGTTTGCTTGGGCCGGTGGCGTGATCACTGTTCTCAATGCAGACGAGCAACACGAGATCGCGGCACGCCGTCATCGCTGCGCGCTCTGTGGCGACGCCAAGCAGCTGACGCATAAGAAGATCTCCGGCGGCGTGCCCGCCTTTATTTGTACCCAATGCGCGGAGGACTACGTGCAGCGCGCACAACGCGTTCAAGCGCAGCACGAACCTCCGAAAAAGCTCCTGATCGAGGTCTCTGCGCCCCAGCTCGCAACGGTGACGTTCAACGGTATTGTCGAGGATCTCAAACGCCTGGTCGATGATTATCTTGAAGAAGAAGGGTTCGGAGCTGATGCAGATATCCGTCTGATCAGAGGTCATGAGTAATAAGATTCCGCGAGACGTAGCAGTCCGCTCTCGATGATTTCATGGGCGACACCTTCGACCTCACGCGCAAAGAAGTTAAAAAACAAGACACCGCACAAGACCCGAAGTTAAATTTTAACTTGTCCCTGCTACAGCAGCTCCGCAGCGGCCGACGACCTGCTCAAATCGCCCAGGAGCTCGGCATGTCGAAGCCCGCGCTGCAGTACCATCTGAACCAGCTCAAGGCGGCAGGGCTCGTTACAAAGCTAGGCTATGGCGTTTGGGAAGTCAACGACATACCCCTGATCACCCCCAGAAAAGAAGTTAAAAAAACAATCCAAGTGACTCTTGACAACACTACACAGAAGTTAAAATTCCTCGGGGTGTCTGACTCCGTTCGCGGGCACGCATTCGTATTCGTGCTGAAGGTGCCGCCGGGTTTGCTGAACTGGAACAACCGCCGGCGTGAAGAATACCTCAAGAAGCACGGACTCGACTACCAGCGGCTCTTGATCGCAGGTGGCGGGCAACGCATCTGGATGGGCGGCCGGAAGGTGTGGCTCACGAACAAGTCGGTGATCATCTACGAGAAGAGCTCGTTTTTCGCGGAGACGGCGAAAGATGCGAAGAAGTATGCGCTCATGACCTTCATTGCGCTCGTGAAGAAGCTCGAGCGAACACTTCATGCGGATTTCACGTTCAAACTCGGGAAGGAATATCGATTCAAGGTGTCGCGACAGCACTTTGCGCTCGTCAAGAACGCGCTTGCAGAGCAGTACGATTACGAAGGCAAGCGACTGCACGTGCACGAGCCGGACGCAGGCAAGCTCTGGTTTGTGATCGATAACTCGTTCAATTTGCACGAGGCGGAGACGGTGCACCAGCGCACCGCGGTCTCTGATAATGCGAAGGTGCAGAACTTCTTCAACTCGCTGAAAGAGTGCCCGGTGACCACTGATGAGCTCATCGCGGCGATCGCAGGCGTCACGCAGAATCAGATCGCGTTCGCAGAGAATATCAGCACGCATATCCAGGCCATCCGTGAGCTCGGGCAAGGCGTGCAGGAGCTGAATCAACTACTTGCGAAATTCGAAGCGGAGATGCGCGACGCGCGCGAGAGCACGCAAACGTCGCTCGCTGATCTGCTCCAAACGAGCGGGGTGAAGAAAAAATTGTAGTGATTATCCCGGCGAAAAAAACCATTCGCATGATGCGGAATGCGAATCACGAGGCGTGCTGGTCTGAGATCCGGAAAAAGGCGCGGCGCATCAGAACGGTCGTTGACGACACGGGCGCGGTTTACGACGTTTACAGGATCTCAGCTAAAGATCTTCTGCGTGTGATGATCCTGCAATCTCACCCCAACACCCGCCCGGCTTGAGGGTAGGCTAAGCCAATTTTATCATCGAAGCAGGGGAGTTACTCTGGAATCGTAACCCATAGCTTCGATCTGGGCTCATAATATAATTTTACCGGTTTCTTCAGCTTAATTCTTTCCTCACGATCTGTACCTTTCCCTCGTACAACATATCGCATACATCTTATTTGTGGCATTAATCTTCATCTCCCACACACCAAAACTCCGCGTACACGGGGTAATGATCCGACACCACGGTGGTCTCGTCTACAGTTAATCCATATTTCTGATCAAATCTGTAAACACCAGCATCGCCGGTATAATCCGATACCGCAGCATTCGTTATTATAATGCGATCGTAGGTGCAATCGGTGGTCTTCGTTGTTGTATCCACGTTGTTGTCAATGCACCAGTAATACTCGCTACCGCTCAAAGTCGAAGCGGAATCTTCATCGAAATACGAGCAATCGGCGTTCAAATCGCCCAGCACGATGAAGTCCTGCTCACCTGGGCACGCGCTCCGCGCATAGCTCACCACGGCATCAAGCGCATTGATCTCTTCCGTCGCCTCGTCTGGATCCGTATGAATAACCATGAGCGTCGCATCGAAGTTGCCCCCAGCTGCCTTGAACGAGGCGATGTACGGCTCTCGGTGGAACGGATCGGTGCCTCCCGGTTCCGGATAGGTCTGCGGCGTGCCAACCAGTTGGATGGTCTGGGTGTTGTAAAGGTACGCATACTGCTCTCGGTAATGCTCGGTTCGGCCTAATCGTTCACTCACCACATAATCATACCGCGAGCCATCTGCGTTCACAAGATCAATCAATGCCGGAAGCGTGGTCTGAGATTTGTCCCGGAGTTCCTGGATAGCCACGATATCATAGGTGCGGACAATCCTTGCAAGTACATCCATCACCTCCGGCTTGGAGGATTTGGTCGGACCGAACGTCTGGATGTTGAAGGCGCCGATTCGAACCTTTTCTTCGCCGTGATCACCGCCAGACGAAGGCGATGGTGAAGAAGAAGGTATGGACGAGGGCGACGGCGAAGGCGACAGTGAAGATGGTGCGGCAGAAGGGGTGGGCGAAGGTGAAAGAGGTGTGGGCGAAGGCGTGGATGTAGATGCCGGGGTTGCTGTTGGAGTTGTAGAAGGTGTTGAGCTGGGTATCGGGAATTCATCGACGCAGCCTGCGACAAGCGCAACAACTACAACTGCTACCACAACGAAACCAGCGAGGTGCCCCCGGTCCATAAATCCTCTATCGGGGCTGCTCGTTAATACTGGTTTCGGTCGAGATGGAGAATAGCAATAGCAAAGTTTATTATTGTCTATAAAATAACATCCCTACTAGGGATACCACTATGAAATTATCACCGCGCGAAAGCGAGCTTTTGGAAGACGCTAACATCTTCGAGCACCCCGTAAGGTGCCAGATTGTGGAGCTGCTCGCAGAGCAGCCGATGCACATCAACGCGCTGAGTAGAGCGTTAGGTGAAGAGCGGGGGCTCGTTGGGTATCATCTTAGTACATTGCAAGAGCACGGATTCGTGACGAGCAAGTACAAAATCTTTTTCCTGCTAGAGCAGAGAGGCATAGCTCTGAGGTTATACACCGTCACTGATAAGGTCGCGGCAGCGAAAGCGAAAAGTGGTTAAAATGTTCACTTTAACCGGGAGAACAAAAGAAAGATGAGGCGCGAACTGAACCTTTCCATGCTCTGTATACTAACTGTATTTCTTATTGTAGCAGATCCAGTTAGTGCTGCATATGAAACTACTTCTGTTCAAGAGCCCATCATCATAGCCAGTGCCAGTGTATTTGAGGGTGGAAATGAAATGAAGATATTCAGCAACGGAAAGGTTGAGTGTTACCAAGTGCATTATGTTCCTTGGTATAAAGCTGTCACAATTAAGGAGGGATATATATCAAAAGCCGATGTTGATTATCTTCTATATTTGTTTCAAAACTTACCAGACCACTCTACATTTACAATTGAATCGGAAACCAATGGGTATGAGTG is a genomic window of Methanomicrobia archaeon containing:
- a CDS encoding tyrosine-type recombinase/integrase, with the translated sequence MGDIHGHQRRLELAFHRLERALITEEDRALIKDFVHYKTAAQSIGLLRQDKYLRSLMLIAERYLDGRTYASLTREDVMEIVSNIERSGMSGWTKHDYRVILKAFMIWLGKEKEVVWIKTSKPRKLPDEILNEGEISRLIDSARSLRDKAFVACLYEGGFRISEIGGLRMKDVDFDRYGAIAMVEGKTGMRRVRLIWSTPYLSQWLEAHPQREDRLAPVWIKKDGKALGYPALREQLREIAKRAGIKKKVNPHNFRHSRSTHLASRLTESQMEEYLGWVQGSRMPSIYVHMSGRDLDGDLLKMYGLEDKRDDEPIKLKMQECPHCRTVNTAGARICINCRKPLAVDEVLDLEARSKEFLLDMMDSLAKNPEKVAQFKAFFKTE
- a CDS encoding winged helix-turn-helix transcriptional regulator yields the protein MGDTFDLTRKEVKKQDTAQDPKLNFNLSLLQQLRSGRRPAQIAQELGMSKPALQYHLNQLKAAGLVTKLGYGVWEVNDIPLITPRKEVKKTIQVTLDNTTQKLKFLGVSDSVRGHAFVFVLKVPPGLLNWNNRRREEYLKKHGLDYQRLLIAGGGQRIWMGGRKVWLTNKSVIIYEKSSFFAETAKDAKKYALMTFIALVKKLERTLHADFTFKLGKEYRFKVSRQHFALVKNALAEQYDYEGKRLHVHEPDAGKLWFVIDNSFNLHEAETVHQRTAVSDNAKVQNFFNSLKECPVTTDELIAAIAGVTQNQIAFAENISTHIQAIRELGQGVQELNQLLAKFEAEMRDARESTQTSLADLLQTSGVKKKL
- a CDS encoding endonuclease/exonuclease/phosphatase family protein, whose amino-acid sequence is MDRGHLAGFVVVAVVVVALVAGCVDEFPIPSSTPSTTPTATPASTSTPSPTPLSPSPTPSAAPSSLSPSPSPSSIPSSSPSPSSGGDHGEEKVRIGAFNIQTFGPTKSSKPEVMDVLARIVRTYDIVAIQELRDKSQTTLPALIDLVNADGSRYDYVVSERLGRTEHYREQYAYLYNTQTIQLVGTPQTYPEPGGTDPFHREPYIASFKAAGGNFDATLMVIHTDPDEATEEINALDAVVSYARSACPGEQDFIVLGDLNADCSYFDEDSASTLSGSEYYWCIDNNVDTTTKTTDCTYDRIIITNAAVSDYTGDAGVYRFDQKYGLTVDETTVVSDHYPVYAEFWCVGDED
- a CDS encoding winged helix-turn-helix transcriptional regulator, translating into MKLSPRESELLEDANIFEHPVRCQIVELLAEQPMHINALSRALGEERGLVGYHLSTLQEHGFVTSKYKIFFLLEQRGIALRLYTVTDKVAAAKAKSG